ACGCAGCCGGTTACCTGAACCAGGCCGGCCTGCTCCCTGCCATCTCCCAGCAGGTGTGGGACAGCGCCTGGCTGCTTCAGCAGGACAGCTGGCTGGGCACGCTGCTACACATCCTGGTCGGATACAACGACCGCCCCATGGGTATCCAGGTGCTGTTCTATGCGGTGACGCTGATCGGCATCTACACCCTGATGCAGCTGTTCGGCAGCAACCGTCAACGCCGGACCGCAACCGCGGAACGCGCCTCCTGAGCGGGAACCCGACCCAGTGAGCCCAATGACGCCGTTCCCGATCCCGGTCAAGGTCGAGCAAACCGCCACCGGGCCCAAACAGGGGTCGGTCGCCGCCCAGGTCGAGCATGCCGCTGCGCGGCTGCGACCCTGGTTGCCATGGGTGCACGCCTTCATGTTCGTGGCATTCCTCGCCCTGCTGCTGGGTCCGGTGCTGCTGCCCGCCAGCCCCACGGCGACCCGGCTGGCGGCGTTCAGCAACTGGCTGATCTGGGGACTGTGGTTTCCGCTGGTGTTCCTCTCGGTGCTGGTCAGCGGGCGCAGCTGGTGCGGGGTGCTGTGCCCCATGGGGGCGGCATCGCAGTGGATGAACCGCATCGGCCTGAAACGCCCCGTCCCCGCCTGGCTGCGCTGGGAAGGCACGCCCATCCTCAGTTTCGTGCTGATCACCATCCTCGGCCAGACGGTCGGTGTGCGCGACTATCCTGGCGCCTTGCTGGAGGTGTTCGGGGGCACGCTGCTGGCCGCGCTGCTGATCGGTTTTCTCATGATCGACATCAACCGCAAGACCGAAAGCCGCCATTGCGTCATGTGCATGCGTTGCGTCCAGCCCGGGCGGCGCGGCGGGCTGGGTTTGCGGCTGCGGGCACCGGGCGCCGAGGTGGCGGAGATCCAACATCACCATCCCGCCGTCTCGGAACTGTGGTTCCTGCTGCTGGGTACCGGTGTCGCCCTGGGCGGTTTCCTGTGGCTGGTCCTTCCAGAGTACCAATGGCTACGCCAACACATCGGCGTCTGGGCCATCAATCACGGTATGTACTGGATCGGCAATCCCGGCCCCGGCTGGCTGATGGTCAACCACCCCGGATCACGTGAAGTGTTCGTGTGGCTGGATTTTTTCCTGATCGTCGGCTGGATGCTGGCAATCATGCTGGCCTTCACCCTGGTGCTCGGCACCCTCAACGCCGCGGCGGCATGGCTCGCCGGAAAACTCGGCGCAGGCGGCGGTTTTCACGCCCGGTTTGTGGCTTTGGGTTATCAGTTCGCACCGGTGGCCATGGTTTCCCTGCTGCTGGGCCTGGGGGGAGAACTGTTCGCGGACCTGCCGGGACAGTGGGCGGTAACCATCAAGCTCGTGCTGCTGGCCGGCGCCTTGTTGTGGGGAATAGACCTTGGGCGGCGCATTCTCGCCGGCCAGGGGCTGCGCGGTGTGCATGCCGCAATCGTGCTATTGCCGGGGACCACCGGCGCCTTGGCGGTCGCGGCGGCCTGGTGGCCCGCCCTGGCCGGTAGTTGAGCGTGTTTTTTTGCTCAAAAATGTAAATGATTCTCATTAATTTAATCAGCGTCCCAAAAGGAGACCAACCATGCAAAGCAAACTCATGATCCTTTCCAGCCTCATCACCACGGCCACGCTGCTGGCCGCGGGGGTCGCGCAGGCGGCGGAAATCCAGATCGGCAAGCCGGTGGAGCGCAACGGCATGGAGATCGGTGCGGTGTATCTGCAGCCGGTGATGATGGAACCCATGATGCCTGGCATGAGCGGGAATGCCGACGTGCATCTCGAGGCCGATATCCGCGCCCAGGCAAAAAACCCCAACGGGTTCGGACCGGGCGAATGGGTGCCCTACCTGGGCATTACCTACCGGCTGGAAAAGATCGGTAGCGACTGGTCCGCCATCGGCGCCTTCATGGCCATGGTCGCCAATGACGGTCCGCATTACGGCGCCAACGTCAAACTCGACGGCCCCGGCAAATACCGCCTGACCTATCACATCGCACCGCCGCCCTACCAGGGCTTCTACCGCCACACGGACAAGGAAACGGGGGTTGCCAAGTGGTGGGCACCGTTCGATGTCAGCTGGGAGTTCGCCTACGTCGGCGTCGGTAAAAAGGGCGGCTACTGACTTGCCATACCGCGCAAACTGAATTAAACGTTATAACGTTACATGACATAACGGGGATCACATGCAACAACCACACGTCAGCCGAGCCCCGGCTCGGCCCAGCCACCTGCTGTCCGCAGCCTGCGCCTCGCTCCTGTTCGCGGGCACGGTACAAGCCGAGGATGCCACCATCGAGGGCATTGTCATCGGCACGTACCAGCATGCGGGGCAGTCCACCATCGCCGGGCAGGACGTCAAGGACGAATTCAGCGGCGCCATCGACTTGAGCATCAGCGCCCCCCTCGCCGGGGGCGCCCTCGAAGTCGAGGTCAAAGGCGCCACCACGCCGATAACCGACGGGGTGAGCAGCGTCCTGCCGGAGGCCAACGCCAGCGTCGGCGAAACGCTGGACAACAACGACGAGGGCCGCATCGTCGCCTGGCAGCTGTTCTATCGGCACGACGTGGGCGCCGGATCGCTGGCCGGGGGCCTGATCGACGTGTCCGGCTGGATCGACGGCAACGACGTCGCCAGCGACGAGTTCACCCAGTTCATGGGCACATCGTTTCTCCACAACCCCACCATCGACATGCCCGCCGCCACGCTCGGCATGGCCTACAACGCCGGCCTCGGCGGCGGTTTCGGCCTTGCGGCCGTGCTCTCCAACGCCACCGGCATCGAGCCCTGCTATCGCTGCGCGTTCGATCTGGGCCGCGACGGCAACGGCGCCTTCGCGGCGCTGGAGGGACAATGGGCGGGAAACAGCATGACGGCGAACCTGGGCTACTGGACGAACACGCGCAAGCACGATACCGATGGGGACGGCATCGACGACGATCGATTGAGCGAGAACCCGGCCAGCGGCGTTTACGGCAATCTTTCGGGCGGGCTGGGCAAGGGACAGTGGAATCTGCGCGCCGGCTGGGCCGACCCCAAGGTACAGGCCGCTGCCGGATTTCTCGGCCTGGCTTACAGCTACCCGCTGGACAGGGTGATCATCGGCGCCGGGGTGTCACAGACCTATGCGTCGGATGAGCTCACCGACCCGCACAGCGATCTCACCCAGGCCGAGATCTACGGGCGCATGGAGGTAGCGAAAGGCCTGACCGTAACCGCCGATCTACAGCACATTGCACACAGCGGTTTCGATCCGACCCAGGACGGAACCTGGGTCGTCGGCACACGCATGGGTGTGAGCTTCTGACGAGGGGTGGCGCCCTGCTTCAGCGGGCTGCGGGCAGGTGGCGGATGCGCAGCACCGTCTCCGGCGGCAGCTGGCGGGGCAGGGTGGCACGGAAGCCGAACAGCCGGTCACGCCGATTCGCCGTGACCACGCGGTACACCACCGCCTCGCTGTGTGCCACCACCTTGCCGTCCGCTACGGCCTCCAATACGACCCGCCCCGGATTGGAATGCGGCAGCGGATCCGGCAGCAGGCGCACCTCGCCGCGTACCAGGTAGCGGGTCTCCTGGGGGGCGACCTGTACGGCACTGATCCGGGTATCGGGGCCCGCCTGCGTCTCGACGTTGAGCGCACCATTGGCGGAGGCAAGCGCCGGCAGCGGCAACAACAGGGCCAAAACCAGGGCGATGAGGGCCAGCGAAGGGGATTTCGAACGTATTGCAACGGTCTCGTACATGGTCGGACTCCGATGCTCGTTGGTATACCTAAACCCTAGTACACCGGACTTAATCCAACCTTAAACCGCAGGCGAAACCGCCCTACGTCTCGGCTACGCGTCGCCCCGCTTTTCCCTGACCTTGGCGTCGAATCGCGTTTTGTCGATCACGAAGCGCTCGTGCCGCCCCTTGGAGATCAAATCCATGCCGTCGTGGGCCTCGACGGCAAAAACCAGCCTTCGGCCATCCACCTCGATCAACTCGACGGTTGCCGTAACCTCCAGCCCCGGCGGCGTGGCCGCCTCGTGACTGACGTCGATGTGCGTCCCGACCGTCTGCTCCTGCGGCCAGTCCAGATGTGGATTGACGGCCTTGATGCAGGCCCATTCCAGAAAGCCGACCAGAAACCCGGTGGCGAAAACCTCCGGCATGGCCAAAAACTCCTGCGCTTCCGGGTACAGCGCGGGCACCGTTTTCGAGGCAGGAATCACGAACTTGTGTTCGTAGGTAATGCCGGGTGTGAGAGTCGGTTTCATCCTTCGCAGTTGCCCCCTGCCATCCAGAACACCCGGTTGCGACCGTTACGCTTGGCCTCATACAGCGCATGGTCGGCAAGGTCCAGCAACTGCTCGATGCTTTGCACGTCGGCGCTGCAATACACGCCGCCGATACTGACCGAGATGCTCAGCGAACCGGCCTGTACATCCTGAAAAACCATGTCGTCGACGGCGGCGCGAATGCGCTCAGCCACCTTTTCGGCCTTTTCCCGCTCCAATTCCTCAAGCAGGATGCAGAATTCCTCGCCGCCCAAACGGCCAAAGTGATCCTCGCTGCGCAACTGCCCGAGCACCACATCGGCAAAACAGCGCAGCACATGGTCACCGGCCAAATGGCCGTGACGGTCGTTGACCGCCTTGAAATGATCGAGGTCAAGCGATAAAAGCGTGAACGGTCGATTGTGGCGCCGGCTGCGGCTCACGCCCTCTACGATCCTATCCAGAATTGCGGCGCGGTTGTGAATACCGGTGAGCGGGTCAATCGTGGCACGGCGCTCCAACTCGCGCTCCAGATTCCGGCGCTCGGTGATATCACGCCAGATACCCTCGACGCCGGCGAACTGGCCTTCCTCATCGTACAGCGCCCGCGTGCTGATTGAGATGTCGATCACCCGTCCGTCCTTGCAGACCATCTGCCCCGGAAAGTCGCGCACGGCACCGTCGCGCAAGATGGCGTCTTTCAGTATCTGACGATCATTAGGGTCAGGATAGAAATCCGCCGCCGGGCGCCCGATGATCTCCTCCGCCTCGAAACCGAGCACGTTGCGTACCGCGGGGCACACGAAGCGGGTGATCCCTTCCGCATCGGTGCGGTAAAAAACGTCCTGCATGTTTTCCAGCATGGCGCGGAAGTTCTCGTCGCTTTCACGCAGCCGCGCCTCCATCTCCGAACGGGCAGTCATGTCCATGAAGACTGCGAGCACGCCGTTGGTCTCTCCCGTTTCATACGTCACGCTGGTCAGGCCGACGACCCGCAGATTTCCCTTGCAGGTGTGAATGCGAAACTCGGTGGGCGGGTTGGTGTGGGGACTCTGCTCCGCGCGGCGGATCCGCGCCGTGATGCGGGCCTGATCCAGTGGATGAATGAACTCCATGACCGACCGCCCGATAAGCACCTGCGGGCTCTCCGCCTCGAGCAGATCAGCAGTCGCGGGGTTGACGTAACGCAGGCGGTCACCGACGAACAAGATCACAGCGGCAGGCAGCCGCTCCAGCAGATCAGGCGAAATGAACGCTTCGGACATGATTCGAGAATGATGATTGCCAGCCAGCATTCGGGCATGTCCCGCGCCCGACGTACTGTCCAATGCGTGAAGCCCGCTCCTACCGGCTTCTTGACATAAACTTACAACGCG
This genomic interval from Gammaproteobacteria bacterium contains the following:
- a CDS encoding 4Fe-4S binding protein, with the translated sequence MTPFPIPVKVEQTATGPKQGSVAAQVEHAAARLRPWLPWVHAFMFVAFLALLLGPVLLPASPTATRLAAFSNWLIWGLWFPLVFLSVLVSGRSWCGVLCPMGAASQWMNRIGLKRPVPAWLRWEGTPILSFVLITILGQTVGVRDYPGALLEVFGGTLLAALLIGFLMIDINRKTESRHCVMCMRCVQPGRRGGLGLRLRAPGAEVAEIQHHHPAVSELWFLLLGTGVALGGFLWLVLPEYQWLRQHIGVWAINHGMYWIGNPGPGWLMVNHPGSREVFVWLDFFLIVGWMLAIMLAFTLVLGTLNAAAAWLAGKLGAGGGFHARFVALGYQFAPVAMVSLLLGLGGELFADLPGQWAVTIKLVLLAGALLWGIDLGRRILAGQGLRGVHAAIVLLPGTTGALAVAAAWWPALAGS
- a CDS encoding iron transporter, producing MILSSLITTATLLAAGVAQAAEIQIGKPVERNGMEIGAVYLQPVMMEPMMPGMSGNADVHLEADIRAQAKNPNGFGPGEWVPYLGITYRLEKIGSDWSAIGAFMAMVANDGPHYGANVKLDGPGKYRLTYHIAPPPYQGFYRHTDKETGVAKWWAPFDVSWEFAYVGVGKKGGY
- a CDS encoding thioesterase family protein gives rise to the protein MKPTLTPGITYEHKFVIPASKTVPALYPEAQEFLAMPEVFATGFLVGFLEWACIKAVNPHLDWPQEQTVGTHIDVSHEAATPPGLEVTATVELIEVDGRRLVFAVEAHDGMDLISKGRHERFVIDKTRFDAKVREKRGDA
- a CDS encoding diguanylate cyclase codes for the protein MSEAFISPDLLERLPAAVILFVGDRLRYVNPATADLLEAESPQVLIGRSVMEFIHPLDQARITARIRRAEQSPHTNPPTEFRIHTCKGNLRVVGLTSVTYETGETNGVLAVFMDMTARSEMEARLRESDENFRAMLENMQDVFYRTDAEGITRFVCPAVRNVLGFEAEEIIGRPAADFYPDPNDRQILKDAILRDGAVRDFPGQMVCKDGRVIDISISTRALYDEEGQFAGVEGIWRDITERRNLERELERRATIDPLTGIHNRAAILDRIVEGVSRSRRHNRPFTLLSLDLDHFKAVNDRHGHLAGDHVLRCFADVVLGQLRSEDHFGRLGGEEFCILLEELEREKAEKVAERIRAAVDDMVFQDVQAGSLSISVSIGGVYCSADVQSIEQLLDLADHALYEAKRNGRNRVFWMAGGNCEG